One part of the Phragmites australis chromosome 3, lpPhrAust1.1, whole genome shotgun sequence genome encodes these proteins:
- the LOC133912795 gene encoding uncharacterized protein LOC133912795, translated as MVDDVARLTLEQRVAAFTPEERREAARQEAARLEAERLEQERRDANARALVVAGEVAAATAALHAQAAAILNIKSLVPIVLDFTSPHFNRWCGLFLNTLERYALADDVLSDDDRSDNASWKRMDCTILSWLYGTITPELLEVVMNREEGPPTARIVWLGLEQQFIGNKETRALLLDAEFRTFVQGSLSISDYCHHLKSMADQLADLGEPVRDRTLVLNVLRGLNDRFAYMGALIQRQRPFPTFAEVKSDLCLDEINMNAKKGHSPQALAASAPRAPTPPPYNPAAGANIGRKQTRRGGKKNGGAPGPTPPSAPWAGFLSRPTTAPPGWQPAFGTFQAY; from the coding sequence ATGGTCGACGATGTCGCTCGTCTCACCTTAGAGCAGCGCGTCGCCGCGTTCACTCCCGAAGAGCGCCGCGAGGCTGCTCGCCAAGAAGCTGCGCGCCTGGAGGCTGAGCGCCTGGAGCAAGAACGTCGTGATGCCAACGCCCGTGCCTTGGTCGTCGCCGGTGAGGTCGCCGCGGCCACCGCCGCCCTCCACGCTCAAGCGGCGGCGATTCTCAACATCAAGTCTCTCGTGCCCATCGTCCTCGACTTCACGTCGCCCCACTTCAACCGATGGTGCGGTCTCTTCCTCAACACCCTCGAGCGTTATGCGCTCGCCGACGACGTGCTCTCGGACGACGATCGCTCCGACAATGCCTCGTGGAAGCGCATGGACTGCACCATCCTCTCGTGGCTCTATGGCACGATCACCCCTGAGCTCCTTGAGGTCGTCATGAATCGTGAGGAAGGCCCTCCCACCGCTCGCATTGTATGGCTGGGGCTCGAGCAGCAATTCATCGGGAACAAGGAGACCCGTgccctcctcctcgacgccgaaTTTCGCACCTTCGTCCAAGGCAGTTTGTCGATCTCCGACTATTGTCACCATCTTAAATCCATGGCCGACCAACTCGCCGACCTCGGTGAACCTGTTCGTGATCGCACCCTGGTTCTCAACGTCCTCCGCGGCCTCAACGATCGGTTCGCCTACATGGGCGCCCTGATCCAGCGTCAGCGGCCGTTCCCGACGTTCGCCGAGGTGAAGTCTGACCTCTGTCTTGACGAGATCAACATGAATGCCAAGAAAGGACACTCGCCCCAGGCCCTCGCCGCCTCGGCTCCTCGCGCTCCCACGCCACCACCCTACAATCCTGCCGCCGGGGCCAACATTGGTCGCAAGCAAACCCGGCGCGGTGGCAAGAagaacggcggcgctcctggTCCGACGCCCCCgagcgctccctgggctggttTCCTGTCGCGGCCCACTACTGCACCGCCGGGGTGGCAGCCTGCCTTCGGCACTTTTCAGGCGTACTAG